TCTGTCTGTAGCAAAGGAAAATTATCTCCTATACCTACATAATAAaaagaaggaaggggaaggaaattagTTGTATCCTACCTAAAGGTACACAACTCTGTCTTATAATTTAAGTAATTTGTATCACcatcgaaaacctaaatctgcatgggcTCATGAGAATTTGAAATTCCAGCATTCAATAAGCGTGTCAGTTTCGGTAACCATCAGACCACTTTGCTCAGTATACTTCAACTGGTAAATATAGCATTTGTACACGAGTTAAGGAATATCAGTGCTATTGGAAATTATAATTCTAGAAGTTCCTCATCACAGTCTCTGTTCATTGGCAAAATCAAAGACTGTGGTACCACCAGCCAGGTTTGGTCCATGAAGTTTACTCTGTTCGGCAATCCTGACTTAGGTTATCgtgaatcatttcaggcaaattctggggcaGTTCCTCATACAATTATAGTGTTTCTGTGTGTACATatattttgagctatttatttccACTGTATTACAATGACAAATCCTAAATCATTGTGAGACTATCCCTGGatgaataaatgcataaataaaataacTGATTCAATACTAGAGtaacatcagttttttttttcctggcatACCTCTGCACTGTTGCAATGATTGGCGTATGACAAAAAATGATAAGCCATATCTTGGTTTGATCTCACATCATAATGACATGATAAAAGTCATGtttgaagttccctgcagaaatatctaTAGcactccataattgcaaaagtgttgcaggtgcagaatttttttgcacgaactgaccttttgattatgtcccataaatgtttattGGAATTCATGTCAggaaagaatgttcttcaaaccaatcgtgaacaattgagGCCTGGTGACACATATTCTCACCCACAAAAGTTCTATCATTGCTTGAAACATTAAGTTCATGAATGACTGTAAATGGTCACCAAGTAGTTCACCTGTGCCAGAGGACACAGACCATTCTATGTAAACAtgacccacacaattatggagccttcaccaacatgcacagtgccttattgacaacttccgTTCATGGCTTTGTGGGGCCTTTGGCACATtctaaccccaccatcagctcttaccaatttaaATTGGGACTCACCAGACCAAACCACAGTgctccagtcgtctagagtccaatcgatacaatcacgagcccagcagaggcactgcaggcgatgtcgtgcagcaaGCAAAGGTATTCGCATCAgtcatctactgccatagcccaccaacaccaaatttcgctgcactatcctaatggatacattcgtcacatgacccacatagatttctgtggttatttcacataatgctgcttgcctgttagcactgacacctctccGCAAACGCCACTACTTTTGGTCATTAAATGACCTGGTCGTCGGCTGCTGTGTCgtctgtagtgagaggtaattcttgaaatgtggtattctcgacactGCGTATTACagattattgaattccctaatgattctgAATTGCAAGGTCCCATGCGTGTATCTCCAATTACTTTcccgcgttcaatgtctgttaattcctgttgtgcagccataataatgtcagaaatcttttcacatgaatcacctgtgtacaactGACAGCTCTGACAATGCACTGCCCTGCTATACGTTGCGTGCATGATATTACCACCATAGGTACATAAGcttatagctatcccatgacttttgtgtaaACTGTATGCTATTCTTTACCAACTTGGGTTGACCACTTTTGAGGTCAGAAGGTGCAAAGCATATGCTACGTTTAATAGGATAATGATAAGTAAATAAACCAAACtttattccatgtaggctttcacggccggcgtcttcatcagtaaacacttccgggctaagttgccgtggtcgatctgtagaacttcttctccctgacgtttcgttctcaaccacggagaacatcttccgaggtgagtcaacgactgactcacctcggaagatgttctccgtagttgagaacgaaacgtcagggagaagaagttctacagatcgaccacggcaacttagcccggaagtgttcaCTGATGAAACCAAACTTCAGTTAAACTACTGCTTCCTTCTCGTAAAAAAAGTGTAGGCTGTAAAAAGCAGAGCAAACGCAAAGTCTATCTCACTAAAACGCATTGACCTTAAAGATAAGCATCTGACACATGGATAAAATGGAAGTGACATACAATATGATGTTTACAAAGAAAGACAATCActcctacaactgttaaactaacAACAGTGACGGCAATTATGTTCATAACTATGATATGAATTGGCTTCTTCCAGCCTGGGCAAGACTCATTTCAGTTTGGCAACACGAGATACAAATGATTTGCTCATCATAGGAAAGTATACCATAAATTATAAGCCACTATTTCAGATACCTGTGTACTATCTTCTTTGGGTTTAACACTGGATGAGAACTCTACTGCTTCAAAATCTCCAAAATCATCATCAGCCAGCATGGAATCTGGGATCACATCATGTAATTGGGTAGCTGAAGCATCAACCCAGTCTGTCCTTCCACTTTCTCCACTTTGTGCTTCCGGGAAGAAAGAAGATTCTTCACGCACTGATGGTCTCTCTGTTGATGCCCCATTACCTCTATTTGGTCTTTCACTGTCACTACTGTTTCCAGATTCAATATAAGCCACTTTATCAAATTTTAGGTCCTCCAGTTCTTCCTCTGGCAATTCAGTTACATTATGGAAAACACCAAACTCATCAGAACTGCTGTCATGGTAGGAAATATCTTCCAACTTCTCAATTTCAGACACTACTAGTCCggaaaaattttcactttcacaaCTTAAGTTTGTAGTGTCTTTCACAGACTCACTAAGGTCCAATTTCAGAGGCAATGGTTTCATGAGTGTGTCACCCTCAACCACTACTGAAAAGTCAGAGGAAGTAAATAAACTATCTTGTGATTCACGCTCTTCAGGAGTTGGTCCACCTGCTGATGTCACAAAATCATCGTTGTACTTACTACTTTCACTTACAGGTTTTTCAGTCACAGTATTTGCAACAGGCAAATCTGTGACTACACTGCTTTTTGTATCTGAATCCGTTATTTCTGAAAGCAATGTGCCCCCTTCAATGTTCAGAGCTGACTGTCCGGGAATGGAAGACTTTGAATTAGCAACCTCATTAGGAGTACAGTGTGATGTATCTCCTAATGAATTTACATCATCTGCACCATTTCTATCATATAGTTCTTGCTGACTTTTACTGTATGCTTCTTTAAGGTCTGTTTCATGTCGTGAAACAGAATTAACAATAGATATATCCTGATGACCATTGCAGCTTTGAGTTATACTAGCATAAGATTCCACTTGTTTATCAATTTGTTTCATATCAGGGGCTTCTGTTTCTTGCATTATTGTAGGAATTCTGGTTTGTGCAGTAACACTTTCTCTGCATGTTACATTAGCATCAGTCTGTTGATTTCCAGTAGCACCTGAAAAGTTCAACATGATCTATTAATACAGAAGCAGCAATACTATCAATATTATTAGCTCTGTATACAGTACTTACAAAGCTAGAACATTATGATAGAATAGGTAGCAGCATACTACAGTGGCTTCGATTTGTGAAACCTGACATCAGATCAACAATACTTATATTAAACCATTTTGTCTAAATCCCATCTGAAGTACGTGTTTATCAGCCATAGAAATATGTCCAACTGGTGTGTACAACACAAATTAGTATGTGTGCACTTATgcatttatacaaaattaaatgttGTCCACCAATTTCATGGTGGTTTGTGTGGCATAATGATATATACAGATAGCTTGCCCGTAATTTCATCTGAATAGTGCATAGTGGCATATGTGGGTGATTGTCATGTTTGCTTGGGGCAGTGCAGGGTTTATGGTTTCATAAAAATGAAGCATAAGAGCAAAATATAGTGTTCATATGTAGGTTGTACCTCTCAAATGCCACCAAAGGAACTGGGAAACTGAAAACATCACTTTAGACAGACTGACTAGAATCAGCTTCTTTACCCAAGATAGTATGAAGAATTTTACAGCAATCACTTCCCAACAACCAAAATCAATAGTTTCACTTGTAATACCGTTTATTTTAAATGGAATTTAACCCACACATGGTTTACTAAGACTGACAGTACAACATCAGTTCATTTTTAACATTACCCCTTTCAAAAGCTGAAGTTTGTTAGATGTCACTCTGTTGATCCTTCCACTTACACTACATTGGTAAACAATAAACGAAATGATCATATGTGGAGAATAATGTTCCATCATAATTTCTGCTACTTGAGTTACCTGTGGCGTTAAATGACAAATCTCCAATCGAAAAATCACCaaagtcgtcgtcgtcatcatcatcatcttcatcaggatTGTCATCCAAAGGCGGAGGTGATGATGACACCATTGGTGGTATTATGTTTGACATGGTGATGTACTTACACAAAACTTAAGTTCAGTGTAAAGTATCCATCTGAAATCTAATTGATGGTACCACATAAATTCATGGAACGTGGAACACGTAAAAGACAATTCGGCATATGCCAAGGTAAGCCCTTCATTTATACACACAAACGAACGTCACATGACATTACACAGAAAACTAGTAAGTTCCGCATGCCAACATAAAACAGAAGTCAAGAAGCTTCAAATATTTTTCTTCAGAATCCTTGTGGCGCTTACCTCAAAGGTATTGGAATCTAGATTAATACTGACTGCGAACAGAAAACAGAACATGTATCTCAATTATGACATTACACACTTCCTATCGATTCACCACATTACACATATCCTACATTATCTGTCGTAAACACAGCAGACATATGACATTTCTCAATCGCATTCCATTCGATCAAACTTGGGGAGATCGATGTCGATGAAAATCAATGTCGACATAAACTGGAGACTTTTCATGAATCTTTATTGCAATATTACTATCGGGATTAGGAAAGATAGCGCAGATGTTGTTCTTGACATATCATATAATCAATTACAGTTCACAAATAGTTCTCTTCATTCTATATGTATTACCAACTGCGCAGACAAGTCATACCGCATGAACCCTTATTTTTAGCGGATGTGAGACGTGCGCAACCCTGGAAGTTTGAGTCGCAAGTCTGGGCAAAATTGTTCAAATCTGCTTGCGCAAATCACACATGCGTATACAAAGCTTAGCATGTGGAATGGTAATAGTCGTAAATCTGGCGCACGAGACATGTCTTAGTCAGTTGTTTGTTCAGTATACCCTGTAAGTGCTCACTGAATTCTAAAACGCCTGATACATGTATGTGCTGTAGAGATTGTACTTTCATTGAAATGTTTAGAAGACACAAATTTTTGTGGACAGTTAACAGCAAGCAATAAAGCCATCGGATTAGAAGGCAGTTATAGCAGACAGAtgaaaagtaccaaaaaaatgtttgTGGACTATTCAGGCTATCGTTGTGGCCGATCCATAGCCCCCTGCTCCTCCCCAGCTGCTCGGCGACAGAGGATCGCGGAGATTAACGGCCGCGCCCAGGAAGTAGCTGTGGCCAGCCAGACAGCCGGACCCAGCAACAACACAATGCACACGTTCAGCGAGATGCACGAAATCAGCGTAaagaaatttttcaacaaaatagctCTCATACTCAAAGAGACTGACGACGAGAGAAAAGATATCAACATGTAATGGCAAAAGCCGACAAAAACTGGAAGAAAAGGCGTCAGGAAGGGCCAAGAAAACCCGTAACGGATGGATACATCTGCTGCAGAAGCGTCAGACACACCAGCCTCAAAAACGAAAACGCCCACCAGCAAACCCGAGGACGTGGACGTCGTCCTATCACCGCACTGGCTACAGCACACATCTGCGCCGCCCCCGCAAAGTGCGTGACGCCCACCACTGTGAATGCAAGGTAAAACAATGCACAAATCCTCTCATGCAATGTGAACAGAATGAGTCCCTCAGTGAAATTAGACGCGCTTTCAGATCTCTTGCAGCATAGAACTGCAGACATAGTTCTTCTACAAGAGGTGGTAATGACGCAATAGAAGAGGTACAATGATACCGAGTTTTCAGCACcactgcgcagtggttagcacactggactcgaattcgggaggacgacggttcaatcccatcctgatgtaggttttccgtgatttccctaaattgctccaggcaaatgccgggatggatcctctgaaagggcacagccgacttccatcCCTgttcttccctgatccgatgagacccatgactacactgtttggtctcttaccccaaacaacccaacccatcccaGCAACACTGACTCTGAAACCCGATGAAGGATGGCTATTATGGTcagagaagaaatagaaacaggAGAACCGTAACTAATGGTAGATGGAAGCAACATAGCAGTAGTAATAGCAGGATCGCTGTTCATAAACATATATGCACCGTCGGGGACAAGAACAAGTGTGCGATAAATCAGTTCTTCAACGAACACATTTGCGAACTCCACCCACACAATAATACCAATCTTGTGCTAGGGGGAGATTTTAATTGCGTTGCCGCCCCAGAAGACCAGATCCCAGTACTGAATCTATTTGCAGAGCTGCAAGATCTGATAAGGCGTCTAAAACTCGACAACTCATGGCGTTTGCACAACAAAGAAAACACAGAGTTCACCTTCCACTACAACAGGGGGGAAAGCAGACTAGACAGGGTGTACATAAGCAAAAAATTAGCCGCCCCTGTATCACACATAGAAGTCTGCCCAGTGATCTTATCTGATCACTGTGCATACGAGAGCAAAATTCACGTACCAAGAAGAAGGATCCCTGGTCAGAAAGCGAGACGGAAAATAAAAGGAGACGTTAGGTACAATTCCACTATAGAGTGGTGGGCAGAACTCGCCAAGGCAGCAATCAGAAGATCACTGATCAGATACAGTGCGGGAAAAGCTTTCTAGAAGAACAGCATGGCAGACTTCTACGCACTCTGTCTAAAAGACGCACTGGACGTCCCTACAGACGACCCACACTACCTGACATGCGTGAGTGGGTTGGAAGCACGTCTCCTAAACATCAAATGGCAGCGAATGAAAGGCTTTATCGCTCAAGCAAACGGTATCATCAAGGGTGAACCTGTCACACTTAGtcagggaaaggcaaaggtccaacaGCAAGGTCATCACTGAACTCCGTGACAGTATGGAAACAAACTGCCGACTAAGCGAGAAATCCTACACCACGTAGAATATCACTTCAGAGAACTCTTCAGAAGCGGAGAGATGGACGACGCCGAAACGACAGACATCCTACTAGAAACACGTCGGAGCATGAGTAATGAAGACAACAACCTGACCGAAAAAGTTACTGAGGACGTGGTGAGAACCATCCTCAAAAACAGCACAAACGGCACCGACGGGATCCCCAAGGAATTCTACAGCCACCTCTGGGACCTAGTAAGCGGATTCCTAACCAAAATGGCAAACGAAATTTTAAATGGGGCAGCAGTACCAGCCTCGCTCGTGGAAGGGACAGTATTCTCTCAAAGAAATAGGAATCGAAACAGATCGAGGAGTTCAGAACCATACTGCTGATGAATGCAGACTACAAGATTGCCGCAAAATGCCTTGCAGACAACATCAATGTTGGAATTATGTGAACAATATACTTCGTGTGAGACGGTGGCGAAACCTCTCTAGTGCTATTGTATGCTCTGAGTTTTATGTGTCTAATATAATGTTCCTTGGTTGTTGTCTTTGATGGAAGTGCAAATATAGTTACTGGCACTAAATTTCTTTTCCTCACTATTATTCAACTGTGTCGACTCTAATAGGTTATTGGCCCAGCGATGTATTTGGAATAAGTATAGCCATGATATAGTAATGAGAAAGTATTAGAAAAGTTCCAAGTAGTGCACTTGCGTCAAGTGCGAGTTACCCTTACAAGACGAACGCAACTCTTTTAGTACGAGTATTATTCTTTACACTAAAAAAGATCAAAGTTACTGTTAAAATGAGTGCAACACAAATTCTGCAATTGAAAGACTTACGAGTCGCAAAAACTATGCAATGTGGAAATTGGCAGTAGAAGcatacaaggggcgtttgaaaagtccgtgcaaaaataaaaactacttacgtgtttgttacaaaccttttttatttttcgacacagtctccttttagacttatacacttcgtccaacgctgttctaattttttgatcccttccgaataataggaattgtccaattctgcaaaataactattagttactgcaatcacctcctcatttgaataaaatcgttgtcccgccagccatttcttcaaattggggaacaaatagtagtccgagggagccacgtctggagaatagagggggtgtgaaacgagttggaatcctgtttccattaattttgcgaccacaactgctgaggtgtgtgctggtgcattgtcgtgatggaaaaggactttttgcggtccaatcgctggcgtttctcttgcagctaggttttcaaacggtccaataacgatgaataatatgcagctgtaatagttttacccttttccagatagtcgatgaggattaccccttgcgaatcctaaaaggcagtcgccataacttttccggccgaaggaatggtcttcgccgtttttggtgcaaattctcccttggtaacctattgtttaatcgttctttggtctcaggagtatagtaatgtatccatgtttcatccacggtgatgaaacgacgcttaaagtcctacggatttttcctgaacagctggaaaccatccttgcaacaattCACACGATTCtggttttggtcaagcgtgagcaatcgtggaaccaaTCTTGCGAATTGCTTTCTCACGTCCAgatgtttatgtaaaatattatgcaaccgtttattcgagatgcccacagcactagcaatctcaagcgcgttaactcttctgtcatccatcaccatatcatgtattttatcaatgatttctggagtcgtaaactCCAcacggcgtccagaacgttcagcatcacttgtgctcatatgaccactccgaaaattttgaaaccacttttaACCTGTTCTAATTGAAGGCGCAAGGTCACCATAATatctatcaagcttctctttagtctcctgagacaTTTTGTCttttataaagtaatgtttaatcaccacacgaaattctttttcgtccattttttgacaatcactcgacttccttgattcacaagaatgccaaacacaaacaaatagaccaatatggctgaaacttcgtGTGCATTCTTTCCAGAGATGCTACTAACTGAGCATGACCTAGATACGAGCCGCCGTTGCCATCTCTCGAAcgttgcacagacttttcaaacacccctcgtatttaCATTGGACGACCTATCGGATGTGGTGggtgggacaatgaaatccacagatcagaattatgcAAGTAAGGATATCAAGGCAAAATCAAAGTTGATACTACTGGTTGATTCAGTGGTTTTGTTCACATTGAAAAAGCTGCaacagcgaaagaagtctgggacaaatTACAGAGTGCATTTGAGGATGGAGGTCTTACAAGGAAAGTAAGATTATTATGTGAGTTAATTACCACTCGGCTGGACAAATGCAAGAGTGAAGACGAATACATCAACAAAATAATAGCACatcgaaccgactgagaaacataGGGTTTGAGATCGCTGGCAAATGGATAGGGACACACTGTTGACAGGACTGCCCTAAAGATATGCAACCATGATTATGGGTCTGGAAAGCTGAGGTATACCGATCATGCGCGACGGTGTTAAAATGAAAATCCTGCAGGATGTAAAGAGTACTTCAAGCTGACATGTACTAGAGAAGGAAACTACATCTGCTCTTTATTCAAAAAACAAAAGGACGAAATCAGTGAGGTGCTATAGATGTCAGAAGAAGGGGCAATTGCATCTCAGCCcagagaaaaagtaaacccaatgTCAGACATGCAGCAAAAGAGGCATGTTGCTGATAGCCCAGAGAGAGGGATCAATAAAAAAGGTAAGGCACTCTCATGTTTTCATTCTTTTGGAGATGTGGGTAATTGTCAACTGcaatggattttagactcaggtgcatctgtgcatagTGTTAAACACAAATCTCTTCTTTATGatgttaaccctttcagaccctgtggttacaattgtgtacattaattttCACGACGTCTTAActgcaatagaaatatttttcctcaattgAGAGCTGATGTACACATTCTTTTTACTGTGcacaagtgctgccatctgttgtgcAGCGCTATAAACATATCAACAGATTATTGTAGCAGTGCAGAGCAGTTTGTCACCGTGATAGTACCTGGTAGTCTTCGGTAAGCTATAAACCACAGTATAGTTGAGTACCagtattgttgttttgcatgaacattgtagaatgttcgatttatttattacaacaatcaATATTTCAGAATAATTTGTTTTAGTCAACAAAAAGAAGCGATGTTTTTCTGTGTGCACAATTGTAGCCATAAGGTCTCAAGAACAATGTTTTACATAACATTGAGTATCTTGTGTTTCCTTCACATGAAGTGCTCGTTGGAACAGTTTCTTTTCATCCTGACGGTTCTATGAGTTTTGACTGGGATTTATCCAAAACATATGAAGTATGTTGTATTACTAGGTATTGTTATGGGCATCAATTAGGAAAATACACATAGCATTGACGCTCCAGTTCATGACAATGTCATTAGATCtactgtaaattatttttttagGGAAATACCACTACTGTTGAAACAggatattttcccagatagaccgaaatatgctgttgttaaaccattgtataaaaaatgGAAACTAACAAAAGAGGGAAGCTAACAACGACCactcaatctcacttctgacagctgtatccaaaattcatgaagaagtaatgtatttgatAGTGTTTCACATGTTTgtcaaaatgaagtactaacaaaatgtcagtctgGTTTTCAGAAAGTCTTTTGAACAGAAAGTGCTATATCCGCTTTCACTGAACAAATGTTAAATGCTCTAATCAACTGAGCATCAGCCATACATTTTGTTAAATCtccaaggcttttgactgtgtgaatcatgaaattgggacagtgcacaaatggtttaatttatgttcaactggaagaatgcagaaggttgaaattaacagtacagatcgtCTGCAGAAATGAACAGAGTCCTCTaaatggggaggtatcaagaatggtgtccaacagggttcagtcttgggtcctttattgttcttaatacatattaatgacttgccacttttctttcatgaagatgcaaagctagttcttttcgctgatgatacaagtgtaggcATCATACCCaaaaaacaagaattagctgaggaaactgtaaataatgcttttcagataattattaagtggttctctgtacTCTGTACTCACcagattttgagaaaacacagtaaatacaattctgtacagtaaatagcattacaccattgataaatatagactttcaaccgaagtctgttgctaaggcagaatattcaaaattcctGGGTGCATGCATCGATGAGAAATTGAGTTGAAAGAAATACAGTGATGATCtcctgaaacagttaggttcagctacttatgctattaattttattgcaaacattggtgataaacatatcagtcaaTTAGCCAACTAtgactattttcattcactgctttcatatggcatcatgttttgggtaattcatcattaagagaaaaagtattcattggacaaaagcatgtaatcagaataatagctggagcccacccaaaatcaacttgcagacatttgtttaagggACTTAGGATATTCACAATACTTTTACaaaacatatattcacttacgaaatttgttgttgATAacacatcccagttcaaaaataatagcaaagtgcatagctacaacactagaagagagGATGATCATTATTCCAGATTAAATCTCACTTGTCACAGAGAGGTGTGAACTATGCTGCCATAAAAATCTTTAGACATCTGCCAAATAGCATTAACAGTGTGATGGGTGGCAACTGTTAACCATtactaaacaaattaaaataatttctgaatggcaactcctttgACTCCATagatgaaattatatatatatatatatatatatatatatatataagtatataTTATTTGTGACTGTTTTCCATGATAAGATAAATGCATCAGTGCACTTAGAAAAGTGAAGTAACTTTCTTAGGCCACAGGGTCTTGGCTGATTGTATCTACCTGTTACTGGAGATGTTATCCatttcacatgaacttctgaagtCAATAGATTGACAACATCTGCAGTGTTTTCTCAGCATAATCAATTTTCGTAGCTATCATCTTCTGGCATCAGCATCTATTCAAGTACCTTTATTGAATGCGCATTATGGTCACAATACAAAGGGCAAATGAGTTCTCATGTGGATTAAGGAAATGGACAAGCCTGTCAGTGACCTACAGGTAAGCCTTGTGGAGGCAATGACATCCCCCTATAGGGGTCTGAAGCTATGTTGCGTTGTCTAACTGAAGATTTGAAGCATTCATATACTCTGTATTTACATTGTTCGTTGTGTTTGTAGTGAATGGAAGTCTATCTAATTTGTGTCGGAGATTTGCCTTTACTGCATTAAAACGTCCCAAAAGTGTTTTAAGCCAAATTCCAGAGGCAAATACGATAATGGTTATAATGCCAGTATGTTTTATTTTTCACCTAAGGAAAATTTGTGGCATAAATGGATATCAGCTGTTTATGGACAAAATTGAATACTGAATAAACGTTATGTGGTAAGTGTCACTGTGTTTTGGCTGATTATTGTGTCATAGGTACTAGTACTTAAAACACACTCCAGCTGAACTGAATACAGTAAACATAAGAATTCATTTATAATCTCACATTTATTTAGTTTTGATTACATCTTTCAAACTGAATGGTATGCATATTTGTAGATATGTGAACTGCATTTCAACAAAGAGCAGTACCAGTAAGTACGACCTGAAAACTTGCTGtacttcgagaatttctgtgtaaattctagaaccactcagccttccaccgtctcgaacacccaATATTTTAGTTGTGAATGGGAGAAAGGAACCCTGTTTACTCCACATCACCTGTCTGTGTGTACAGGTTTGAAGTTTATCATGAGACGACTGTAGATGCGACGATCGAACGGCATTTACAAGTGTTTGCAGGTCGCGCCATGGAAGCCATAGTATAAGAACAAGGTGTGTTTAtgtattctgtgctgttttataactttgactattgtagtggaaaaaagaagaacagttgaaat
This Schistocerca nitens isolate TAMUIC-IGC-003100 chromosome 1, iqSchNite1.1, whole genome shotgun sequence DNA region includes the following protein-coding sequences:
- the LOC126193617 gene encoding aftiphilin isoform X1; the protein is MSNIIPPMVSSSPPPLDDNPDEDDDDDDDDFGDFSIGDLSFNATGATGNQQTDANVTCRESVTAQTRIPTIMQETEAPDMKQIDKQVESYASITQSCNGHQDISIVNSVSRHETDLKEAYSKSQQELYDRNGADDVNSLGDTSHCTPNEVANSKSSIPGQSALNIEGGTLLSEITDSDTKSSVVTDLPVANTVTEKPVSESSKYNDDFVTSAGGPTPEERESQDSLFTSSDFSVVVEGDTLMKPLPLKLDLSESVKDTTNLSCESENFSGLVVSEIEKLEDISYHDSSSDEFGVFHNVTELPEEELEDLKFDKVAYIESGNSSDSERPNRGNGASTERPSVREESSFFPEAQSGESGRTDWVDASATQLHDVIPDSMLADDDFGDFEAVEFSSSVKPKEDSTQVVLSLESKILALFRSCKDTPTEEHTEQTWLPLTNYLEASQSIWAHLKNIETTHALSYQWAGSTSNKLLLSALGIDSRNLLFGPRWNASVPRFAANLGFSPLEPVRASSISSPVSPSAKPDPQTSAVETVNSLSEDAVPAAQFDWTSSGLVNPLDAGCQSALLDLDCLNTFDSLTTSSTSDTLWEFCSLAAEPNSVTENCHRSTQEEMTSAPRQLMQDLLVSAPLGPVPSSHNRHEGLSQDAVAVLNAFPDLSFMQSKLLMFPLRNSPPGD
- the LOC126193617 gene encoding aftiphilin isoform X2 encodes the protein MSNIIPPMVSSSPPPLDDNPDEDDDDDDDDFGDFSIGDLSFNATGATGNQQTDANVTCRESVTAQTRIPTIMQETEAPDMKQIDKQVESYASITQSCNGHQDISIVNSVSRHETDLKEAYSKSQQELYDRNGADDVNSLGDTSHCTPNEVANSKSSIPGQSALNIEGGTLLSEITDSDTKSSVVTDLPVANTVTEKPVSESSKYNDDFVTSAGGPTPEERESQDSLFTSSDFSVVVEGDTLMKPLPLKLDLSESVKDTTNLSCESENFSGLVVSEIEKLEDISYHDSSSDEFGVFHNVTELPEEELEDLKFDKVAYIESGNSSDSERPNRGNGASTERPSVREESSFFPEAQSGESGRTDWVDASATQLHDVIPDSMLADDDFGDFEAVEFSSSVKPKEDSTQVVLSLESKILALFRSCKDTPTEEHTEQTWLPLTNYLEASQSIWAHLKNIETTHALSYQWAGSTSNKLLLSALGIDSRNLLFGPRWNASVPRFAANLGFSPLEPVRASSISSPVSPSAKPDPQTSAVETVNSLSEDAVPAAQFDWTSSGLVNPLDGCQSALLDLDCLNTFDSLTTSSTSDTLWEFCSLAAEPNSVTENCHRSTQEEMTSAPRQLMQDLLVSAPLGPVPSSHNRHEGLSQDAVAVLNAFPDLSFMQSKLLMFPLRNSPPGD
- the LOC126193617 gene encoding aftiphilin isoform X3, giving the protein MSNIIPPMVSSSPPPLDDNPDEDDDDDDDDFGDFSIGDLSFNATGATGNQQTDANVTCRESVTAQTRIPTIMQETEAPDMKQIDKQVESYASITQSCNGHQDISIVNSVSRHETDLKEAYSKSQQELYDRNGADDVNSLGDTSHCTPNEVANSKSSIPGQSALNIEGGTLLSEITDSDTKSSVVTDLPVANTVTEKPVSESSKYNDDFVTSAGGPTPEERESQDSLFTSSDFSVVVEGDTLMKPLPLKLDLSESVKDTTNLSCESENFSGLVVSEIEKLEDISYHDSSSDEFGVFHNVTELPEEELEDLKFDKVAYIESGNSSDSERPNRGNGASTERPSVREESSFFPEAQSGESGRTDWVDASATQLHDVIPDSMLADDDFGDFEAVEFSSSVKPKEDSTQVVLSLESKILALFRSCKDTPTEEHTEQTWLPLTNYLEASQSIWAHLKNIETTHALSYQWAGSTSNKLLLSALGIDSRNLLFGPRWNASVPRFAANLGFSPLEPVRASSISSPVSPSAKPDPQTSAVETVNSLSEDAVPAAQFDWTSSGLVNPLDGLAAEPNSVTENCHRSTQEEMTSAPRQLMQDLLVSAPLGPVPSSHNRHEGLSQDAVAVLNAFPDLSFMQSKLLMFPLRNSPPGD